A region of Sphingobium baderi DNA encodes the following proteins:
- a CDS encoding trypsin-like peptidase domain-containing protein: MSPAGPDLRPPRGWLALLAAIGLASGVAGGVGVAWLKSDRDMVIGAESAQVSVDAVPLNRLTVAPLVERVAPAVVNIAVLQASPYAQNPLLRDPYYRFFLGVPDEALAPRISAGSGFVVDAARGLVVTNHHVVENARAIAVGIGDRQVEAEFLGSDPRSDIAVLRIPARGLKQLPLGDSDKTQVGDYVVAIGNPFEVGQTVTAGIVSGLRGSPDGGARYIQTDAPINPGNSGGPLINMRGEAVGVNSAIIGPNGGNVGIGLAVPSRAARQVVEHIAGVSLHGGSGS; this comes from the coding sequence GTGAGCCCAGCTGGACCGGACCTGCGTCCGCCGCGCGGCTGGCTGGCCCTGCTTGCAGCGATCGGCCTGGCCTCAGGTGTGGCCGGCGGCGTGGGGGTGGCTTGGCTCAAGTCCGACCGTGACATGGTGATTGGGGCGGAAAGCGCACAGGTTTCCGTCGACGCCGTCCCGCTTAATCGGCTGACGGTCGCACCGCTTGTCGAGCGTGTTGCGCCCGCTGTGGTAAACATCGCGGTGCTGCAGGCGTCGCCCTATGCGCAGAACCCGCTGCTGCGCGATCCTTATTATCGCTTCTTCCTCGGCGTGCCCGACGAGGCACTGGCGCCGCGGATCTCGGCGGGCTCCGGGTTCGTGGTCGATGCCGCGCGCGGTCTGGTTGTCACCAACCACCATGTCGTCGAGAATGCCCGCGCCATTGCCGTTGGCATTGGTGATCGGCAGGTCGAAGCCGAGTTTCTCGGCAGCGATCCGCGGTCCGACATCGCCGTGCTGCGCATTCCAGCTCGCGGGCTGAAACAGCTTCCGTTGGGTGACTCGGACAAGACGCAGGTCGGTGACTATGTGGTCGCCATCGGCAACCCGTTCGAGGTGGGGCAGACCGTCACGGCGGGAATCGTCAGCGGGCTGCGCGGCTCGCCCGACGGCGGCGCTCGCTACATCCAGACCGATGCGCCGATCAACCCGGGGAACTCGGGCGGCCCCTTGATCAACATGCGTGGCGAAGCGGTCGGCGTGAACAGCGCGATCATCGGCCCCAATGGCGGTAATGTCGGCATCGGCCTGGCCGTGCCATCGCGCGCTGCGCGCCAGGTCGTCGAGCATATAGCCGGTGTAAGCTTACACGGTGGAAGCGGGTCTTAG
- a CDS encoding Bax inhibitor-1/YccA family protein, with product MLGVYRNMALGLGITALVALLVASTPALYQPIFGTPLKWVAIFAPLAFVLFFSFRVERMTTTQARTAFYAFAAVMGVSMASIFLVFTGTSIALAFFSAAAVFAGMSLWGYTTNVDLSRWSTFLMVGLIGVVIASLVNLFIGSSMLQLVFSIAGVLVFTGLTAWDTQRLKSEYLAYAGTERADKLAVMGALSLYLNLINLFQLLLSLFGQREE from the coding sequence ATGCTCGGCGTCTATCGCAACATGGCGCTGGGCCTCGGTATCACGGCGCTCGTCGCGCTGCTGGTCGCGAGCACGCCCGCGCTTTACCAGCCGATCTTCGGTACGCCGCTGAAGTGGGTGGCCATCTTCGCACCTTTGGCGTTCGTGCTGTTCTTCTCGTTCCGCGTCGAGCGGATGACGACCACGCAAGCGCGAACCGCTTTCTATGCCTTCGCAGCTGTGATGGGCGTGTCGATGGCGAGCATCTTCCTCGTCTTCACCGGCACCAGCATCGCGCTCGCCTTCTTCAGCGCAGCGGCGGTGTTCGCGGGCATGAGCCTGTGGGGCTATACGACCAACGTCGACCTTTCGCGTTGGTCCACCTTCCTGATGGTCGGGTTGATCGGCGTGGTCATCGCCAGCCTCGTCAACCTGTTCATCGGGTCCTCGATGCTCCAGCTAGTCTTCTCGATCGCCGGCGTGCTGGTGTTTACGGGGCTCACCGCTTGGGACACCCAGCGCCTGAAGAGCGAGTATCTGGCCTATGCTGGAACCGAGCGGGCGGACAAGTTGGCCGTGATGGGCGCGCTGTCGCTCTATCTCAATCTTATCAACCTGTTCCAGCTGCTGCTGAGCCTGTTCGGGCAGCGTGAGGAGTGA
- a CDS encoding Hsp20 family protein, producing MRTNFDFAPYRRSTVGFDRLFNLLEAGAREDDGYPPFDILKDGEDSYRITLAVAGFRPEDIEVVAQQNQLTVTGKRAEDNGKGDYLHRGIAARAFERRFQLADFVEAGNASFENGLLSIALKRVVPEAMKPRRIEIGGSNAAQDQIEAPKDKVREAA from the coding sequence ATGAGAACTAACTTTGATTTCGCGCCCTATCGGCGCTCGACCGTAGGCTTCGATCGCCTGTTCAACCTGCTCGAAGCAGGCGCGCGTGAAGACGATGGCTATCCGCCCTTCGACATCCTGAAGGATGGCGAGGACAGCTATCGCATCACGCTGGCAGTCGCCGGCTTTCGCCCCGAAGACATCGAGGTGGTGGCGCAGCAGAACCAGCTCACCGTCACCGGCAAACGCGCCGAGGATAACGGCAAGGGCGACTATCTGCATCGCGGTATCGCCGCGCGCGCCTTCGAGCGGCGCTTCCAGCTCGCTGACTTCGTGGAAGCCGGCAATGCCAGCTTTGAGAACGGCCTGCTGAGCATCGCGCTCAAGCGTGTCGTCCCCGAGGCGATGAAGCCGCGCCGGATCGAGATCGGCGGCAGCAATGCTGCCCAGGATCAGATCGAGGCGCCCAAGGACAAGGTCCGCGAAGCGGCTTGA
- a CDS encoding HdeD family acid-resistance protein: MTSISATVPHAGAGSDARTGVPLLNHNWGWFVVRGVLALSLGVVAFLFPVSALFAFTMVFAAYAGADGLLSTIAGVRGATRKEERWWTLILRGIIGVAVAVLFVLMPFVATASYALATLSVLSAWAILTGVLEIAAAIRLRKEIEGEWLLALSGVLSLLLGIAVPVALYMNPPATILSVAWAIAIYAVIAGVVLIGFGLRLRQRPEETKGETA; the protein is encoded by the coding sequence ATGACGAGCATATCGGCCACGGTTCCCCATGCCGGTGCGGGCAGCGACGCCCGCACCGGCGTTCCGCTGCTCAACCACAACTGGGGATGGTTTGTCGTTCGTGGCGTCCTCGCGTTGAGCTTAGGCGTGGTCGCGTTCCTGTTTCCTGTAAGCGCCCTGTTCGCCTTCACCATGGTGTTCGCCGCCTATGCCGGCGCCGATGGCCTACTCTCGACGATCGCTGGCGTGCGCGGCGCCACTCGAAAGGAAGAGCGCTGGTGGACGCTGATCCTGCGCGGCATCATCGGCGTCGCGGTCGCGGTCTTGTTCGTGCTGATGCCCTTTGTGGCGACAGCCAGCTATGCTCTGGCGACACTGTCGGTGCTGAGCGCCTGGGCCATCCTCACCGGAGTGCTGGAGATCGCCGCCGCGATCCGCCTGCGCAAGGAGATCGAGGGCGAGTGGCTGCTCGCGCTTTCGGGCGTGCTCTCCCTATTGCTCGGGATTGCGGTGCCGGTGGCGCTTTATATGAATCCGCCCGCCACGATCCTGTCGGTCGCATGGGCGATCGCGATCTATGCTGTCATCGCCGGTGTGGTCCTGATCGGCTTCGGGCTGCGGCTGCGCCAGCGGCCGGAGGAAACGAAAGGAGAGACGGCATGA
- a CDS encoding anti-sigma factor family protein, translating into MTLSREMIAAYTDGELEGETLHEVEALLAADPSLLAQVEAHRALKARLSAHFAPIAEAPVPERLIRAIKGGAEVVDLSEAKRQRQDATTRKPRWRWIVGPALAASLVLALFGTGLVQRSPGSYAEGEIAAALENQLVETQSAQASVRILLSFRDSTGHICRGFSSTERSGIACRDDRGWKLDKVIGGSRAARGDGEYRQAGSADAAVLAAIQDIAQGPALDAQEEQSARSKGWRE; encoded by the coding sequence ATGACCCTTTCTCGCGAGATGATCGCCGCCTACACCGATGGAGAGCTGGAAGGTGAAACCCTCCATGAAGTCGAAGCGCTGCTTGCCGCTGATCCGTCGCTGCTGGCGCAGGTTGAGGCCCATCGCGCGCTGAAAGCTCGGCTTTCCGCCCACTTCGCGCCGATTGCCGAGGCCCCCGTTCCCGAACGCTTGATCCGTGCGATAAAAGGCGGCGCGGAGGTGGTCGATCTTTCGGAAGCCAAACGCCAGCGGCAGGATGCCACTACGCGGAAACCACGTTGGCGCTGGATTGTCGGCCCTGCGCTGGCCGCCTCGCTGGTGCTGGCGCTATTCGGTACGGGGCTGGTTCAGCGGTCGCCCGGCTCCTATGCCGAAGGCGAGATTGCCGCAGCGCTCGAAAACCAACTGGTCGAGACGCAGTCGGCGCAAGCATCCGTGCGCATCCTGCTCAGCTTCCGCGACAGCACGGGACATATTTGTCGCGGTTTCTCGAGTACCGAGCGGTCGGGCATCGCCTGCCGTGACGACCGTGGATGGAAGCTAGACAAGGTGATTGGCGGATCTCGGGCCGCACGTGGCGATGGCGAGTACCGGCAGGCCGGCAGCGCAGACGCTGCAGTTCTGGCAGCCATTCAGGACATCGCCCAAGGTCCCGCTCTCGACGCGCAAGAGGAGCAAAGTGCCAGGAGCAAGGGCTGGCGGGAATAG
- a CDS encoding Hsp20/alpha crystallin family protein — protein MAFRDLIPWSRQENRLPVPVSAERGRDNDTHPLLSLHREVNRLFDDVFRGFGVPAFAGLDRAAGWPHVELGETDKEIRVTAELPGLDEKDVEITVEDGALTLRGEKRSEVEDKDRGYSERSYGRFERRIGLPKGVDRDQANATFRNGVLTVTLPKTEAANENVRRIPVNGKAA, from the coding sequence ATGGCTTTTCGTGATCTCATTCCCTGGAGCCGGCAGGAAAACCGGCTCCCTGTCCCGGTCAGTGCCGAGCGCGGCCGCGACAATGATACCCACCCGCTGCTCTCGCTCCATCGCGAGGTGAACCGACTGTTCGACGACGTCTTCCGCGGCTTCGGCGTGCCCGCCTTCGCCGGCCTCGACCGCGCTGCCGGTTGGCCCCATGTGGAGCTCGGCGAGACCGACAAGGAGATCCGCGTCACGGCGGAACTGCCGGGTCTCGACGAGAAGGACGTGGAGATTACCGTCGAAGACGGTGCGCTAACGCTTCGCGGCGAGAAGCGGTCCGAGGTCGAAGACAAGGATCGTGGCTATAGCGAGCGCAGCTACGGCCGCTTTGAACGGCGTATCGGACTGCCCAAGGGGGTCGACCGTGACCAGGCGAACGCGACGTTCAGGAACGGCGTGTTGACGGTCACCCTGCCCAAGACGGAGGCGGCGAACGAAAATGTCCGCCGCATCCCGGTCAATGGCAAGGCGGCGTGA
- a CDS encoding PAS domain S-box protein → MSDLGESHAPSGAMPGLPYERRRARDEIAQRLAAIVESSDDAILAKDLDGTITSWNRGAERLFGYRAAEIVGKSVMLLLPDDRQDDEAPILARLRRGERVRHYETVRRRKDGSLIDISLSVSPLRDANGTVIGASTIARDITERKQAEERQRLLLREMDHRMKNLFALAGSLVGMSVRDAASPQELASIVQERLSALARAHALTMPKDSAAGSNDSVRLHVLLRTILAPYEGAGGGDDRLRINGDDVTLPGNAMTTIALILHELATNAAKYGALSSPSGTVTVECVAKKDTLALIWDERGGPRSDEPGEDGFGSLLGRLASGQLGGTIEREWRPEGLRVTLTVLRDRLR, encoded by the coding sequence ATGAGTGACCTTGGTGAAAGCCACGCGCCATCTGGCGCGATGCCCGGCCTGCCTTATGAGCGGCGCCGCGCAAGGGACGAGATCGCGCAGCGCCTGGCCGCGATCGTCGAGTCCTCCGACGACGCCATTCTGGCGAAAGATCTGGATGGAACCATCACGAGCTGGAACAGGGGAGCGGAACGGCTGTTCGGCTATCGCGCCGCCGAGATCGTCGGAAAGTCGGTCATGCTTCTCCTGCCAGATGATCGGCAGGACGACGAGGCACCGATCCTGGCACGGCTGCGCCGAGGCGAGCGCGTCCGTCACTATGAAACGGTCAGGCGCCGCAAGGACGGGAGTCTGATAGACATCTCGCTCAGCGTATCACCGTTGCGCGATGCGAACGGCACGGTTATCGGCGCCTCCACGATCGCGCGCGACATTACGGAGCGCAAGCAAGCCGAGGAGCGGCAACGCTTGTTGCTGCGTGAGATGGACCACCGGATGAAGAACCTGTTCGCGCTTGCAGGCAGCCTCGTCGGCATGAGCGTGCGCGATGCTGCAAGCCCACAGGAACTGGCCTCCATCGTCCAGGAGCGTTTGAGCGCGCTGGCGCGTGCGCACGCTCTCACAATGCCGAAGGACTCCGCTGCCGGCAGTAACGATTCGGTTAGGCTCCACGTATTGCTTCGGACGATTTTGGCACCTTACGAGGGTGCTGGCGGTGGCGATGACCGGCTGCGAATCAACGGCGATGATGTGACGTTACCCGGAAACGCGATGACCACGATCGCACTCATCCTCCACGAACTGGCTACCAATGCCGCGAAATACGGCGCGTTGTCGTCACCATCGGGCACCGTCACCGTCGAATGCGTCGCGAAAAAAGATACGCTTGCTTTGATCTGGGATGAGCGCGGCGGCCCGCGGAGCGATGAGCCGGGGGAAGATGGATTCGGCAGCTTGCTTGGGCGCCTGGCCAGCGGACAGCTTGGCGGCACCATCGAGCGTGAGTGGCGGCCGGAGGGATTGCGTGTCACCCTGACGGTTCTACGTGATCGCCTGAGATGA
- a CDS encoding usg protein — translation MRDRAFLAQLQGYGLTTAEVHYYRPDAPSLLQLYVWQEYDLAPDFPVLFDFLDHWRREIEAALHSVQIAHDQLVRPTEWRAVDGVIRMQ, via the coding sequence ATGAGGGATCGCGCTTTCCTCGCTCAGCTGCAGGGATATGGGCTAACCACCGCCGAAGTGCACTACTACCGGCCGGACGCCCCTTCACTACTGCAGCTGTACGTTTGGCAGGAGTATGATCTTGCGCCCGATTTCCCGGTGCTGTTCGACTTCCTCGATCATTGGCGGCGCGAGATCGAGGCGGCGCTCCACTCGGTGCAAATCGCGCACGACCAGCTCGTTCGTCCGACCGAGTGGCGCGCCGTCGATGGCGTGATCAGGATGCAATGA
- a CDS encoding APC family permease: protein MSSDPATPQRGLVRSLSLTHAVLYGLGVTIGAGIYVLVGVMADRSGMHAPLAFLVAAIPMALSAASFAELGTRMPVSASEAAYAQAAFDRRWLSLSVGLLVVATATISAATIASGSAGYIASFLDWPDFWIIAGVVLAMGAVSCLATTQSVTFAGIMTVIEIGGLLAIIGAGLMMGEAPLERLPELVPGPGDAAAWVSVLGSSLVAVFAFLGFEHLVNISEELKEPTRTLPRALFLTLGITAVLYFVVVWIAVVAVPPVELGASEAPLALVFERLTGFPLVTMSAIAIVATLNGVVVHMIMIARVLYGMARQGFLPSRLGTVSSVTGTPLVTTAIGVVAILALAVALSLGGLADLAARGTLVIFAIINLALLKIKRAEASAPDHVFVCPVWVPVVGFASTVALLAADFAL, encoded by the coding sequence GTGAGCAGCGACCCGGCAACGCCGCAACGCGGGCTGGTTCGTTCGTTATCGCTGACGCACGCGGTTCTCTACGGCCTCGGAGTGACGATCGGGGCCGGGATATACGTCCTGGTCGGCGTCATGGCGGACCGGAGCGGGATGCACGCTCCGCTGGCCTTCCTCGTCGCCGCCATACCGATGGCCTTGAGCGCCGCCTCTTTCGCCGAGCTCGGCACGCGCATGCCGGTAAGCGCGAGCGAAGCGGCCTACGCCCAAGCAGCATTCGACCGCCGTTGGCTCAGCCTTTCGGTCGGGCTCTTGGTGGTCGCTACGGCCACGATATCCGCCGCCACGATCGCCAGCGGCAGCGCTGGCTATATCGCGTCGTTTCTCGACTGGCCCGATTTCTGGATCATCGCCGGGGTGGTCCTGGCCATGGGGGCGGTGTCGTGCCTCGCGACGACGCAGTCGGTCACCTTCGCCGGCATAATGACCGTGATCGAGATTGGCGGGCTCCTCGCGATCATCGGAGCCGGCCTCATGATGGGCGAAGCGCCTCTTGAGCGGCTGCCTGAACTCGTACCTGGTCCCGGCGACGCGGCTGCCTGGGTTTCAGTGCTGGGATCGAGCCTGGTGGCGGTGTTCGCGTTCCTCGGCTTCGAGCACCTGGTCAACATTTCGGAGGAGTTGAAGGAGCCGACGCGAACCTTGCCGCGCGCGCTGTTCCTGACTCTGGGAATCACGGCCGTGCTGTACTTCGTCGTAGTCTGGATCGCGGTGGTCGCGGTCCCGCCTGTTGAGCTGGGTGCGTCCGAGGCGCCCCTGGCCCTGGTATTCGAGCGCCTGACCGGGTTTCCGCTGGTGACGATGAGCGCCATCGCGATCGTGGCCACCCTCAATGGCGTGGTGGTCCACATGATCATGATTGCGCGGGTCCTTTACGGGATGGCGCGGCAAGGTTTTCTGCCGTCGCGGCTCGGCACCGTCAGCTCCGTGACGGGCACTCCGCTTGTCACCACCGCCATTGGCGTGGTGGCGATCCTGGCGCTGGCCGTCGCGCTGTCGCTTGGGGGCCTGGCTGACCTCGCAGCAAGAGGTACGCTTGTGATCTTCGCGATCATCAATCTGGCACTGCTAAAGATAAAGAGGGCGGAAGCGAGCGCGCCTGACCACGTTTTTGTTTGCCCGGTATGGGTGCCAGTCGTTGGTTTCGCATCCACGGTGGCGCTGCTTGCCGCCGACTTTGCTCTCTAG
- the groL gene encoding chaperonin GroEL (60 kDa chaperone family; promotes refolding of misfolded polypeptides especially under stressful conditions; forms two stacked rings of heptamers to form a barrel-shaped 14mer; ends can be capped by GroES; misfolded proteins enter the barrel where they are refolded when GroES binds) has product MAAKEVKFASDARDRMLRGVDTLANAVKATLGPKGRNVVIEKSFGAPRITKDGVTVAKEIELADKFENMGAQMLREVASKQNDKAGDGTTTATVLAQAIVREGSKAVAAGMNPMDIKRGIDLAVTTVVADLEAHARKVSANSEIAQVATISANGDEEVGRILAEAMEKVGNEGVITVEEAKSLATELETVEGMQFDRGYLSPYFITNAEKLKVELDDPYILIHEKKLSNLQALVPLLEKVVQSGRPLLIIAEDVEGEALATLVVNKLRGGLKIAAVKAPGFGDRRKAMLEDIAVLTGGNVVSEELGTKLENVTIGMLGRAKKVTIDKDNTTIIDGVGTKADIDGRVAQIRQQIETTTSDYDREKLQERLAKLAGGVAVIRVGGATEVEVKEKKDRVDDALHATRAAVEEGILPGGGVSLLRALKALDGLKAANDDQQSGIDIVRRALRAPARQIAENAGEDGAWIVGKLLESDDYNWGFNAASGEYQDLVQAGVIDPAKVVRTALQDAASVASLLITTEALVAEVPKEEKAAPMPAMDY; this is encoded by the coding sequence ATGGCTGCAAAGGAAGTCAAATTTGCATCGGACGCGCGTGACCGCATGCTGCGCGGCGTCGATACGCTCGCGAACGCGGTCAAGGCGACGCTTGGCCCCAAGGGCCGCAACGTCGTCATCGAGAAGAGCTTCGGCGCCCCCCGCATCACCAAGGACGGCGTCACCGTCGCCAAGGAAATCGAACTTGCCGACAAGTTCGAGAATATGGGCGCGCAGATGCTGCGCGAGGTCGCAAGCAAGCAGAACGATAAGGCCGGCGACGGCACCACCACAGCGACCGTGCTCGCCCAGGCGATCGTGCGCGAAGGCTCGAAGGCCGTCGCTGCGGGCATGAACCCGATGGACATCAAGCGCGGCATCGATCTGGCGGTGACCACCGTCGTCGCCGACCTCGAAGCCCATGCCAGGAAGGTGAGCGCCAATAGCGAGATCGCGCAGGTCGCGACAATCTCGGCCAATGGCGACGAGGAAGTGGGCCGAATCCTTGCCGAGGCAATGGAGAAGGTCGGCAATGAGGGCGTGATCACGGTCGAGGAGGCCAAGAGCCTCGCGACCGAGCTCGAGACCGTCGAGGGTATGCAGTTCGACCGCGGCTACCTCTCGCCGTACTTCATCACCAATGCCGAGAAGCTCAAGGTGGAACTGGATGATCCGTACATCCTGATCCACGAGAAGAAGCTGTCGAACCTGCAGGCCCTCGTGCCGCTGCTCGAGAAGGTCGTCCAATCGGGCCGCCCGCTGCTGATCATCGCCGAGGATGTGGAGGGCGAGGCCCTGGCGACCTTGGTCGTCAACAAGCTGCGCGGCGGCCTCAAGATCGCGGCGGTCAAGGCGCCGGGCTTCGGCGATCGCCGCAAGGCGATGCTCGAGGATATCGCCGTCCTCACCGGTGGCAATGTCGTCAGTGAGGAGCTCGGCACCAAGCTCGAGAACGTGACGATCGGCATGCTCGGCCGCGCCAAGAAAGTCACGATCGACAAGGACAACACCACGATCATCGACGGCGTCGGTACCAAGGCCGACATCGACGGCCGCGTCGCGCAGATCCGCCAGCAGATCGAGACGACCACCAGCGATTATGACCGCGAGAAGCTGCAGGAACGGCTCGCCAAGCTTGCCGGCGGTGTCGCGGTGATCCGCGTCGGCGGTGCGACCGAAGTCGAGGTCAAGGAGAAGAAAGACCGGGTCGACGATGCGCTGCATGCCACCCGCGCCGCGGTCGAAGAGGGCATCCTGCCCGGCGGCGGCGTGTCGTTGCTGCGCGCGCTCAAGGCCTTGGATGGCCTCAAGGCCGCGAATGACGACCAGCAGTCGGGCATCGACATCGTCCGCCGGGCGCTACGCGCCCCCGCCCGACAGATCGCCGAGAACGCCGGCGAGGACGGCGCCTGGATCGTCGGCAAGCTGCTCGAGAGCGACGACTACAACTGGGGCTTCAACGCAGCGTCCGGCGAGTACCAGGATCTCGTCCAGGCCGGTGTGATCGACCCGGCCAAGGTCGTGCGTACCGCGCTGCAGGACGCGGCCTCTGTCGCCTCGCTCCTCATCACTACCGAGGCCCTCGTCGCCGAAGTGCCGAAAGAGGAAAAGGCCGCGCCGATGCCGGCGATGGACTACTGA
- a CDS encoding RNA polymerase sigma factor, which produces MSAHQKGGFEDGLLALLPRMRRFAAGLAHNLPEADDLCQMTIERALRSRMQWQVGTRLDSWMYRIMRNIWIDEGRATTRRMKTFVDADEGLAVGHSGGQEEHAELSDVDRALAKLPDEQREAVLLVMVEGYSYKEAAEIAGCPVGTLNSRLVRGRDALMALLGETA; this is translated from the coding sequence CTGTCGGCACACCAAAAAGGCGGGTTCGAGGACGGACTTCTGGCGTTGCTGCCACGAATGCGACGCTTTGCGGCGGGGCTTGCACACAATTTGCCCGAAGCCGACGACCTTTGCCAGATGACGATCGAGCGGGCGCTGCGCAGCCGTATGCAATGGCAAGTCGGCACCCGCCTGGATAGCTGGATGTATCGGATCATGCGCAATATCTGGATCGATGAAGGGCGGGCGACGACGCGGCGAATGAAGACTTTCGTCGACGCGGACGAAGGGCTAGCCGTGGGACATAGCGGCGGCCAGGAAGAGCACGCCGAACTGAGCGACGTCGATCGGGCACTGGCGAAGTTGCCCGACGAGCAGCGAGAAGCGGTGCTTCTCGTGATGGTCGAGGGCTACTCCTACAAGGAGGCTGCCGAGATCGCCGGCTGTCCGGTCGGCACCCTGAACTCGCGTTTGGTACGCGGGCGCGATGCCCTGATGGCCCTGCTGGGAGAGACGGCATGA
- the groES gene encoding co-chaperone GroES yields MHFRPLHDRVVVRRIDAEEKTSGGIIIPDTAKEKPQEGEVVAVGPGARDDKGTLVELSVKAGDRILFGKWSGTEVKIDGEDLLIMKESDILGVIDNVVPLKQAA; encoded by the coding sequence ATGCATTTCCGCCCCTTGCACGACCGTGTGGTCGTCCGTCGCATCGACGCCGAGGAGAAGACCTCGGGCGGCATCATCATCCCTGACACCGCCAAGGAAAAACCGCAGGAAGGCGAGGTTGTCGCCGTCGGGCCGGGCGCCCGCGACGACAAGGGCACGCTCGTCGAACTGTCAGTGAAGGCCGGTGATCGGATCCTGTTCGGCAAATGGTCGGGCACCGAGGTCAAGATCGATGGCGAGGATCTGCTCATCATGAAGGAGAGCGATATCCTTGGCGTGATCGACAACGTCGTGCCGCTCAAGCAGGCGGCCTGA
- a CDS encoding NADH dehydrogenase ubiquinone Fe-S protein 4, which yields MSAASRSMARRRDGLARNLGSGPFANDNHTGPDPSSALPREACAMIEPVLPATNQGGRGRREQWKVRFAPRWRPVADPLTGWTGGGDPLETIELRFPNLEAAANYCQRQGLRFSVHGEARRQRPLHAYLPAAPAPVLCCSPTGPHARCCGAYPIAAAERDCHPRFSVAG from the coding sequence ATGTCCGCCGCATCCCGGTCAATGGCAAGGCGGCGTGACGGTCTGGCCCGGAACCTCGGTTCCGGGCCATTCGCCAACGACAATCACACCGGGCCTGACCCGTCCAGCGCGCTGCCACGCGAGGCCTGTGCCATGATAGAGCCGGTGCTGCCGGCCACTAATCAAGGCGGACGAGGCCGGCGCGAACAGTGGAAGGTTCGCTTCGCGCCTCGCTGGCGGCCAGTGGCGGATCCACTAACCGGATGGACCGGCGGCGGCGATCCGCTCGAGACGATCGAGCTGCGCTTTCCCAACTTGGAGGCGGCGGCGAACTATTGCCAGCGGCAAGGATTGCGTTTCTCAGTCCATGGAGAGGCGCGTCGCCAGCGCCCGCTTCACGCTTACCTGCCCGCGGCGCCCGCTCCAGTGCTGTGCTGCTCGCCGACAGGTCCGCATGCGCGTTGCTGCGGTGCCTATCCGATCGCTGCGGCAGAGCGTGATTGTCATCCAAGGTTCAGCGTGGCCGGTTAG
- a CDS encoding c-type cytochrome: MRHPGFFIAALATFVLAAGCAERPAPSTASALPSEAAPIPPEAKLGRIVAEQQCSRCHAIDLTGASAIAEAPPLRDLYKRYAIEDLRGAFVRGIEVAHARMPAFRLSPRDVDNLLVYLRSIDPCAQPSTDEEAMARCFEPL, encoded by the coding sequence ATGAGGCATCCCGGATTTTTCATCGCGGCGTTGGCGACTTTCGTGCTGGCAGCAGGCTGTGCAGAGCGCCCTGCGCCTTCCACCGCCAGCGCGCTGCCGTCCGAGGCGGCCCCGATACCGCCCGAAGCAAAGCTGGGCAGGATAGTCGCCGAGCAACAATGCTCGCGATGCCACGCAATCGACCTCACCGGCGCCAGCGCCATTGCAGAGGCGCCACCGCTGCGCGACCTCTACAAGCGCTACGCGATCGAGGACCTCCGAGGGGCATTCGTCCGGGGCATCGAAGTGGCTCATGCGCGCATGCCGGCGTTTCGGCTGTCGCCGCGCGACGTCGATAACTTGCTCGTCTACCTGAGATCCATCGACCCATGCGCTCAACCATCGACCGACGAGGAGGCGATGGCGAGGTGTTTTGAGCCGCTTTGA